A region of the Hydra vulgaris chromosome 12, alternate assembly HydraT2T_AEP genome:
CAATAAATCTTCTCGAAGTACTTAATGCAATGGTTTGGGGCAAAATTTGAATGGTATTGGTTATatcagtaaaaaatattttattttattttttgatttttttcaagtaaattataattaactaaaaaattggGAGACTTTACTGTATTAGTAGATTTTCTGTCAAAttccaattaaaaaagttgtttggcAACTTTTAATGTTGATCATTTTGATGGAAAATATAGTTATAGTAGGATATATAGACTTTGGTATTCACAATGCAGTCGCATAACGTCATTAGCGCCTGTGTCCAAAATAGCAAAAAAGGgcctttttataacaaaaaataaatttttttagaaaaaagctttttataaaaagacgaGCATTTTTTTGGAGCCTCTTTATTCGCTTGCGAATAAAGAGGCCCCAAAAAAATGCtctaaggaaaaaaatttcctCTAAGGAAAAGGCTCTTTACCCCCGTTTCGCTATGCTACTGCACCAATGCgtctttaacatttttgttatcaatGTGTCTctaacattttttgatttacaaaGTCAGTTACCCAATGGTTGTGAAATTTTTCTCACTCATGATGCTGCTGCCGTCAATGTGAaggctttttcaaaaaactcaTCATCAGTCTCATCAGTTTCCTGTGTCAACCATCGGTTAAATCTGGCCTGCTTGGCTGGACTTAAAGCATGTCCTTGgttctaaaaagaaaaagcgTTTTCCTCTTTGCTTCGAAACTCTCCCAAGATTGCAGGCCAAATGGAAGTCACTGCAGCGcacttgaaacaaaaaatttgtttaaaggaCCACTCCATAAAATTCAAAGCTTTGTCAAGACACGCTggaatattatgtttttttgcttgaaGTCAATTTTAGATGCGAAGCCTATTCTTCTATACATACaaagaaaaggaaagaaaaatGAATTCCCTGACAAGCAGAATACCTGGTGGAGAGAAATTCCTGATGAATCCATTTTTGAAATCTGGCAGAAAGTTTTGCCCTTGGTGAAAAGGCTAAATGACGCAATCAACACCTTGTCTGTTGAAGACAAGCCATCAATTCATGAAGTCATTCCCGAAGTGTTCAACTTGCACAAAATCTTCTCTGACAGCATGACAGAAGAAAACACAGAAGATGTGAAGAACTACTATGCAGCTGTTTTGTCCCAGCTTGAAGAAAAGTCATGGCCGCAATGAGAAAGCTTTTGCTGAAACCAACTTTTTAGAGCCACGTTACCGTGGTGTTACCCGCCTTAAAATGATTTAAGGGACCCTTAAGGGTCCCTTAAAGGTTAAGGGTATCTTAAGggctaatttttaaattcggaaaaaataatattttacggAATAATTCTGTAAAATTGCTATTGTAAAAGCATGGTTTTCCAAAACTTCTTCAGTAATGAATTCGCTTATAAGTGATCAAAATCAAGTCAAATATTTGTAGCTATAATATGATTACAGTTTCATTATATCTATTAACGAGTTTAAATAAtcctaataatttttcatatattatgataacaataacaattttttcagtttttaaattatttgctttattatgGCTTCACGAAATGAAAGAAGAAAACGTGAAAATGAAATGGATACTTTTATATCGAGATTGAAAGGTAATACAATCCAAATATGCAGAATATTGTTAATCTTGATAATCATATAAAGGAAATCTTTTCAGTTGTGATCTATATtaaaagactatatatatatatatttatttttatttatttatttatgctccTTGAGATTCAACGCCATGTTGAATCTATTATGAGCACATGCTAATTACAGTTTCATAATAATCATAGAGATCAGAGTTTCATAATATCCATATGTTTATCAAGCTTGTTTTTGAAGATTTCCATACTTTTTACGGAAAAAtctaattctattttaaatgaacaagtttgaattattttattttttacatatttgttttaGGAGAAACTGGCAATAATTTAACACAGTTTGAAACTTCAGCAGATAAAGAAAATGTTGCAATTGGCGAAGATTACTTTTATGAAAATGTATCTTCTATTTTTGATGAGGTGACTGGAATATGTGATTCAACTGAGGAGGAAAACaatgaaagtaatttttaatttttttatttttaataaatgaagtttgttttaattttaaacaaagttgcATAGTTTTTGACAATATTACTCAGTAAATATAACACGTAGTATTGATTTTTGTAACACGTAGTATTGATTTTTATCAAGTGCTGGTAGTTGATTAGATGTTGACTGTTAAACTGACCATTATAAACTAATGTCTATTATAAATTGCTATAGCAATTTATAATAGACATtagtttttaacatataaattgCTATagcaatttatatgtttttaaattgtgaaaatgattaaaaagttatcttttttttcttcaggtGAAGTTCCATTGGAAGAGAATCAAGAAAGTAACAAAGATTACAAGAGTAATTTCTCATCCCTgcatacaaaattattatacttcTGCTTACTTTATAAACTCAGCAATAGTGCAATACTCTGTTTACTTACTATTTTAAACAAGGAAGGAGTTGATGTTCCTGGTtcagtttatctttttaaaaaacctcaAGTTGCAAAGAAGGTTCAGGTGTTAAagaatactttaaacaattttaacagttttttagtTGCATTTTTAAACGGTTCTTTATTTCTTGATTAATATATGCAGCTTATGAGCGTCAAAATAACATTAAACCaatataaagattgttttttctATCTAAAtcgttatttatttattgtcaatctatttttaattaaaaattgatcacTCTTAAAATGATCAAGAGTTTTTTATTGTCCTgccataaaatatatataaatatatatataaatatatatatatatatatatatatatatatatatatatatatatatatatatatatgtatgtatgtatatatatatatatatatatatatatatatatatatatatatatatatgtatgtatatatatatatatatatatatatatatatatatatatatatatatatatatatgtatatatatatgtatatatatatatatatgtatatatatatatatatatatatatatatatatatatatatatatatatatatgtatatatatatatttcagggTGTTAGcaagttcaaaaatttattcGTGGCTAAGGTATTCctggtgtgtgtgtgtgtgtatatatatatatatatatatatatatatatatatatatatatatatatatatatatatatatatatatatatatatatatacaatttaaatacagtttttaaatatttagaatagttatttaaatgtcATCTACATTAGACTATGTGtgtcaaaaatatgttttaacttATGGTTTACATGACAAATCAATTTCAATTGTTCATGTCGATGATGTCATTGGCTGGACTCAAGAGGAGTTTGAGAAActcaaaatttgtaaaagagtAGAGTTAATGGTGAACAATGATGATAGTCTGAATAAggtaaaattatcattttttgtttaattgattAATTACAATTCATAGCTTTTTTATGTAAATCTATTGTATTATTAGGTTTTAGTTCTGCAATGTGCATCAAGTTATGAGGGGCTCaaagaaactttaaagtttgtttttgaaatgaaaagaaaaaagcaaacaataaGTTTTATACAAACTCATTTCAATCCGGTCCGTGGCCTAAACAGACAAAGACTGCCTCCAGTTTATgtaagtattaaatataaaaatttaaataggttaatatatgttttattatattttttgattttatacttaAGCCATCTACCTTTTGAaagagtttattatttaaattttttttatttagcctCTTCACACAGCTTCTGAAGGCTCCAATTTTGATACTGATCATTCAGATTCCAtcgtaatattttatttaatgtagattTTATAcagaacatttatttaatactcTTTTATCtatagaaatattttgatattttaggcACCATATAGTCAGAATACTGCTGCTGAAGCAGTTGTTTTAATGCCTCTGCCACCTcttaaatctcaaaaatttcCTGCTACACACAAGGTAATTTTTGTTCGTATTTAG
Encoded here:
- the LOC136088523 gene encoding uncharacterized protein LOC136088523 codes for the protein MASRNERRKRENEMDTFISRLKGETGNNLTQFETSADKENVAIGEDYFYENVSSIFDEVTGICDSTEEENNESEVPLEENQESNKDYKSNFSSLHTKLLYFCLLYKLSNSAILCLLTILNKEGVDVPGSVYLFKKPQVAKKVQVLKNTLNNFNSFLVAFLNGSLFLD